In the genome of Micromonospora sp. Llam0, the window CCGCAGTCGGTCGAGGTGGCCGCCGAGGCGCTGACCCGGGTGCAGGCCTACCTGCGCACCCACGAGGACGCTGCCGCAACCGTTCAGCTCGTCGAGGACGGCGCTGGAGACACGCTCGTGGTGCCCCGCGGGGCCATCGAGTTGCTGGCGCGCGTCCTCGCGCACATGGCGAACGGCCACAGCGTCTCGGTCGTCCCCGCGCACGCGGAGCTGACAACTCAGCAGGCAGCCGAACTGCTCAACGTCTCCCGCCCATATCTGATCGGCCTACTCGAGTCGGGTGAGATCCAGTTCCGCAAGGTGGGCACCCACCGGCGGGTCCTCGCCGGATCGCTCCTGGCATACAAACATCGGGACGACGCCCGTCGCCGTGCCGCCGCCGACGAGCTGACTCAGCTCGCCCAGGAGATGGATCTCGCCTGAACCATGACCTTCGTCGTCATCTATGACTCGAGCGTGCTGTACCCAAGTACGCTGCGGGATCTGCTGCTGCGCATCGCCCAGTCAGGTCTCGTCGACGCCAAATGGACCGAGCAGATCCTCGACGAAGTTTTCGCAGCCCTGCACCGACAGCGACCAGACCTGCATGAAGCCAGACTTACCCGGACGCGAACCTTGATGGGCACTGCGGTCCGGGATTGGAAGATCACCGGCTACGAACCACTCATCGACTCGCTCAAACTTCCCGACCCTGACGACCGCCACGTGCTTGCCGCCGCGATCCGCGCTCGGGCGCAGATCATCGTCACCGCCAACCTCCGACACTTC includes:
- a CDS encoding helix-turn-helix domain-containing protein, translating into MTLAVSPVTPDPQSVEVAAEALTRVQAYLRTHEDAAATVQLVEDGAGDTLVVPRGAIELLARVLAHMANGHSVSVVPAHAELTTQQAAELLNVSRPYLIGLLESGEIQFRKVGTHRRVLAGSLLAYKHRDDARRRAAADELTQLAQEMDLA
- a CDS encoding PIN domain-containing protein, translated to MTFVVIYDSSVLYPSTLRDLLLRIAQSGLVDAKWTEQILDEVFAALHRQRPDLHEARLTRTRTLMGTAVRDWKITGYEPLIDSLKLPDPDDRHVLAAAIRARAQIIVTANLRHFPADELTGWDIDPKSPDEFVRDQISLHRSTVHAAVQQIADSWRNPPGSIDDVLDRLERSGLGVSVAELRARR